In one Neobacillus sp. WH10 genomic region, the following are encoded:
- a CDS encoding exodeoxyribonuclease VII small subunit — protein sequence MTNERKLTFEEAMKKLEQIVDKLEEGDVPLEEAILFYKDGMELSKLCHDKLKSVEEQLTQIITEDGRTESFSIDEEE from the coding sequence GTGACCAATGAAAGAAAATTAACCTTTGAAGAGGCAATGAAGAAACTGGAACAAATTGTGGATAAGCTTGAAGAAGGCGACGTTCCATTAGAAGAGGCGATTCTTTTCTATAAAGACGGTATGGAACTTTCAAAACTATGTCATGATAAATTGAAAAGTGTGGAAGAACAACTTACGCAAATCATAACGGAGGATGGACGTACGGAAAGTTTTTCTATTGACGAGGAGGAATAA